The Sphingobacteriales bacterium genome has a segment encoding these proteins:
- a CDS encoding protoheme IX farnesyltransferase — translation MKRNKPSFISDLFELAKVRITIAVTITTTAGYVIFHHGFSPDMIWPVVGLFLTACGSAVINQIQERKKDALMERTKERPLSSGRISYRFAVTYAFTLSFSGLWMLWQSSGFIPMALAALALIWYNLIYTNLKKVTAFAVVPGSVIGSIPPAVGWTAAGGSLADPALWYLCFFFFIWQVPHFWLLLLKYGKQYEQAGFPSLTGIYTDFQLKKITFIWAVAMAVSGMALVFTGLSSGLFAKTGLIFLSLLIIFLFSKLVLKKYAQESLKKYFIVINFYMLSVVALLMIDTVWN, via the coding sequence ATGAAAAGAAATAAACCCTCATTTATTTCAGATCTTTTTGAGCTGGCGAAAGTCAGAATTACCATAGCCGTCACCATCACAACCACAGCAGGATATGTGATTTTTCACCACGGATTTTCTCCAGACATGATATGGCCGGTTGTGGGGCTGTTTCTGACGGCATGCGGTTCTGCAGTAATCAATCAGATACAGGAAAGAAAAAAGGATGCCCTCATGGAGAGGACCAAAGAGCGTCCGCTTTCTTCAGGAAGAATATCGTACAGGTTTGCAGTTACTTACGCATTTACTTTAAGTTTTTCAGGCCTGTGGATGCTCTGGCAATCATCAGGTTTTATTCCCATGGCACTGGCTGCGCTGGCGCTTATCTGGTACAACCTCATTTATACCAACCTGAAAAAAGTTACCGCATTTGCAGTTGTACCCGGCTCGGTAATCGGATCTATTCCCCCCGCAGTTGGCTGGACAGCAGCCGGAGGAAGCCTGGCTGACCCCGCCCTCTGGTATCTCTGTTTCTTCTTTTTTATCTGGCAGGTACCCCATTTCTGGCTGCTCCTGCTCAAGTATGGCAAACAATATGAACAGGCCGGATTCCCTTCGCTGACGGGTATTTATACTGATTTTCAGCTGAAAAAAATTACTTTTATCTGGGCTGTAGCCATGGCTGTTTCGGGAATGGCTCTGGTTTTTACAGGCTTGTCTTCAGGACTGTTTGCCAAAACGGGACTTATTTTTCTTTCACTTCTGATTATTTTTCTTTTTTCAAAACTTGTTTTAAAAAAATATGCACAGGAAAGCCTTAAAAAATATTTCATCGTCATCAACTTTTATATGCTTTCAGTTGTTGCTTTGCTGATGATTGATACGGTTTGGAATTAA